The proteins below come from a single Stutzerimonas stutzeri RCH2 genomic window:
- a CDS encoding YggS family pyridoxal phosphate-dependent enzyme: MSTIEKNIAKVAARIREAAQAVDRDPATVGLLAVSKTQPAAAIREAAAGGILDFGENYLQEALDKQAELSDLSLAWHFIGPIQSNKTKSIAERFDWVHSVDRLKIAQRLSDQRPAELPPLNICLQVNVSGEASKSGCAPEELLQLAQAVAAMPQLRLRGLMCIPAPSEDPAEQRAAFARLRALRDELPLTLDTLSMGMSQDLEAAIAEGATWVRIGTALFGARDYGRPQ; this comes from the coding sequence ATGTCCACGATAGAGAAGAATATTGCAAAGGTCGCAGCGCGCATCCGTGAGGCGGCGCAAGCTGTGGATCGCGACCCGGCCACGGTCGGGCTGCTGGCAGTGAGCAAGACCCAGCCGGCCGCCGCCATTCGCGAAGCTGCGGCTGGCGGCATCCTCGATTTCGGCGAGAACTATCTGCAGGAAGCGCTGGACAAGCAGGCCGAGCTGAGCGACCTGTCGCTGGCCTGGCATTTCATCGGTCCCATCCAGTCGAACAAGACCAAATCCATCGCCGAGCGCTTCGACTGGGTGCACTCGGTGGATCGCCTGAAGATCGCCCAGCGCCTGTCCGATCAACGTCCAGCCGAACTACCACCGCTGAATATATGCCTGCAGGTGAATGTCAGCGGCGAGGCGAGCAAGTCCGGCTGCGCGCCAGAAGAGTTGCTACAGCTGGCGCAGGCCGTCGCCGCGATGCCGCAGCTGCGCCTGCGTGGCCTGATGTGCATTCCCGCACCGAGCGAAGACCCCGCCGAGCAGCGCGCCGCCTTCGCCCGCCTGCGCGCATTGCGCGATGAACTGCCACTGACGCTGGATACGCTGTCCATGGGCATGAGCCAGGATCTCGAAGCGGCGATCGCCGAAGGCGCGACCTGGGTCCGCATCGGTACCGCACTGTTCGGTGCTCGTGATTACGGGCGCCCTCAATAA
- a CDS encoding PilT/PilU family type 4a pilus ATPase produces MEFEKLLRLMVEKGGSDLFITAGVPPSMKVNGKIMPVSKTAMSPEMTRETVHGVMNEQQRREFTENHECNFAISARGIGRFRVSAFYQRNLAGMVLRRIETNIPTIEELKLPDVLKKLSMTKRGLVLFVGATGTGKSTSLASMIGYRNKNSSGHIISIEDPIEFIHQHQSCIVTQREVGIDTSSFEVALKNTLRQAPDVILIGEIRTRETMDYAVAFAETGHLCLATLHANNANQALDRIINFFPPDRHNQVWMDLSLNLKAIVAQQLVPTPDGKGRRAVIEVLINTPLAADLIRKGEVHELKSLMKRSTELGMQTFDQALYNLYVQGEITYEDALLHADSANDLRLLIKLGSETDGEHLTSVSQGLSLEVSDDDPGRSFR; encoded by the coding sequence ATGGAATTCGAGAAACTTCTGCGCCTGATGGTGGAAAAGGGCGGCTCCGATCTGTTCATCACGGCAGGCGTACCGCCTTCGATGAAGGTCAACGGCAAGATCATGCCGGTGAGCAAGACGGCGATGTCGCCGGAAATGACCCGCGAGACCGTGCACGGCGTGATGAACGAGCAGCAGCGCCGCGAGTTCACCGAGAACCACGAGTGCAACTTCGCCATCAGCGCCCGCGGTATCGGCCGTTTCCGGGTCAGCGCCTTCTACCAGCGCAACCTCGCCGGCATGGTGCTGCGGCGTATCGAAACCAACATTCCGACCATCGAAGAACTCAAGCTGCCGGACGTCCTCAAGAAGCTGTCGATGACCAAGCGCGGGCTGGTGCTGTTCGTCGGTGCCACCGGTACCGGCAAGTCGACCTCGCTGGCCTCGATGATCGGCTACCGCAACAAGAATTCCAGCGGGCACATCATCTCCATCGAAGACCCGATCGAATTCATCCACCAGCATCAGAGCTGCATCGTCACCCAGCGCGAGGTCGGTATCGACACCAGCTCGTTCGAGGTGGCCTTGAAGAACACCCTGCGCCAGGCGCCGGACGTGATCCTCATCGGCGAGATCCGCACCCGTGAAACCATGGACTACGCCGTAGCGTTCGCCGAAACCGGTCACCTGTGCCTGGCGACCCTGCACGCCAACAACGCCAACCAGGCGCTGGATCGCATCATCAACTTCTTCCCGCCTGACCGGCACAACCAGGTGTGGATGGATCTGTCGCTCAACCTCAAGGCCATCGTCGCCCAGCAGCTGGTGCCGACGCCTGACGGCAAGGGGCGCCGTGCGGTGATCGAGGTGCTGATCAATACGCCGCTGGCGGCCGATCTGATCCGCAAGGGCGAGGTGCATGAGCTCAAGTCGCTGATGAAGCGTTCCACCGAGCTGGGTATGCAGACCTTCGACCAGGCGCTGTACAACCTCTATGTGCAGGGCGAGATCACCTACGAAGATGCGTTGCTGCACGCCGATTCGGCCAACGACCTGCGGCTGCTGATCAAGCTGGGATCGGAAACCGATGGCGAACATCTGACCAGCGTGTCGCAAGGCCTGAGCCTCGAGGTCAGTGACGACGATCCGGGCCGCAGCTTCCGCTAG
- the proC gene encoding pyrroline-5-carboxylate reductase — MISPRIAFIGAGNMAASLIGGLRAQGVAAEAIRASDPGAEQRAKISAEHGIQTFAQNADALAGADVVVLSVKPQVMQSVCRDLVPHLDHAPLIVSIAAGISCDSLQRWLGPRPQAIVRCMPNTPALLRQGVSGLFANAQVSAEQKQQAEQLLSAVGIALWLEEERLIDAVTAVSGSGPAYFFLLIEAMTAAGEQLGLPRDTAAQLTMQTALGAARMACESDVDAAELRRRVTSPNGTTEAAIKAFQAGGFERLVQQALNAAAQRSAELAEQLGQ, encoded by the coding sequence ATGATCTCTCCCCGCATCGCCTTCATCGGCGCCGGCAACATGGCCGCCAGCCTGATCGGCGGGCTGCGCGCCCAAGGTGTCGCCGCTGAAGCCATCCGCGCCAGCGATCCAGGCGCCGAGCAGCGCGCGAAGATCAGCGCCGAGCATGGCATCCAGACCTTCGCGCAAAACGCCGACGCGCTGGCCGGCGCCGATGTGGTGGTGCTTTCGGTCAAACCTCAGGTCATGCAGAGCGTCTGCCGCGATCTGGTTCCCCATCTGGATCACGCCCCCTTGATCGTCTCGATCGCCGCTGGCATCAGCTGCGACAGCTTGCAGCGCTGGCTGGGGCCGCGTCCGCAGGCGATCGTGCGCTGCATGCCGAACACCCCGGCATTGCTGCGCCAAGGAGTAAGCGGCCTCTTCGCCAATGCCCAGGTCAGCGCCGAGCAAAAGCAGCAGGCCGAGCAACTGCTGTCGGCCGTCGGCATTGCGCTGTGGCTCGAAGAGGAACGCCTGATCGACGCAGTGACGGCAGTTTCCGGTAGCGGCCCGGCCTATTTCTTCCTGCTGATCGAAGCGATGACCGCCGCCGGCGAGCAGCTCGGGCTGCCCCGCGATACCGCCGCGCAACTGACCATGCAAACCGCGCTGGGCGCAGCGCGCATGGCTTGCGAAAGCGATGTCGATGCCGCCGAACTGCGGCGTCGCGTCACCTCGCCGAACGGAACCACCGAAGCGGCGATCAAAGCCTTCCAGGCCGGCGGCTTCGAGCGACTGGTGCAGCAGGCGCTAAACGCCGCCGCACAACGCTCGGCCGAGCTGGCCGAACAACTGGGCCAATAA
- a CDS encoding NINE protein has protein sequence MQQNTHSTLIGYLLWIFGFLGSHRFYYGKPITGTIWFFTLGLFFVGWIIDLFLIPSMDREADMRFQPGPIDYTVGWILLTFLGVFGVHRMYQGKWITGILYLFTGGLFFIGVLYDFWTLNSQISERNLARS, from the coding sequence ATGCAGCAGAACACCCATAGCACGCTGATCGGCTATCTCCTGTGGATATTCGGTTTTCTCGGTTCCCATCGCTTCTACTACGGCAAACCCATCACCGGCACCATCTGGTTCTTCACCCTCGGCCTGTTCTTCGTCGGCTGGATCATCGACCTGTTTCTGATCCCATCGATGGATCGTGAAGCGGACATGCGCTTCCAGCCGGGGCCCATCGACTACACGGTCGGCTGGATACTGCTGACCTTTCTCGGTGTGTTCGGCGTACACCGCATGTATCAGGGCAAGTGGATCACGGGGATCCTCTACCTGTTTACCGGCGGTTTGTTTTTCATCGGTGTGCTTTACGACTTCTGGACGCTGAATTCGCAAATATCCGAGCGCAACCTGGCGCGGAGCTGA
- a CDS encoding aspartate carbamoyltransferase catalytic subunit has translation MTPTDAKRPLQLNDQGQLRHFLSLDGLPRELLTEILDTADSFLEVGARAVKKVPLLRGKTVCNVFFENSTRTRTTFELAAQRLSADVITLNVSTSSTSKGETLTDTLRNLEAMAADMFVVRHADSGAAHFIAEHVSPQVAVINGGDGRHAHPTQGMLDMLTIRRHKGSFENLSVAIVGDILHSRVARSNMLALKTLGCPDIRVIAPKTLLPEGIEQYGVRVFTDMNEGLRDVDVVIMLRLQRERMQGGLLPSEGEFYKLYGLNTQRLALAKPDAIVMHPGPINRGVEIESAVADGPQSVILNQVTYGIAIRMAVLSMAMSGQTAQRQIDSESVSEEQQ, from the coding sequence ATGACGCCCACCGACGCCAAGCGCCCGCTACAGCTGAACGACCAAGGCCAGCTGCGCCACTTCCTCTCCCTCGACGGCCTGCCCCGCGAGCTGCTCACGGAGATCCTCGACACTGCTGACTCTTTCCTCGAGGTCGGCGCCCGGGCCGTGAAGAAGGTTCCGCTGTTGCGCGGCAAGACGGTCTGCAATGTGTTCTTCGAGAACTCCACACGCACCCGCACGACCTTCGAACTGGCGGCCCAGCGCTTGTCGGCAGACGTGATCACGTTGAACGTGTCGACCTCCTCCACCAGCAAGGGCGAGACCCTGACCGACACCTTGCGCAACCTGGAAGCCATGGCCGCGGACATGTTCGTGGTGCGCCACGCCGATTCTGGTGCCGCGCACTTCATCGCCGAGCATGTCAGCCCCCAGGTTGCGGTCATCAATGGCGGCGACGGGCGCCATGCACACCCGACCCAGGGCATGCTCGACATGCTCACCATCCGCCGGCACAAAGGCAGCTTCGAGAACCTCTCGGTCGCCATCGTCGGCGACATCCTGCACTCGCGGGTGGCGCGCTCGAACATGCTGGCGCTGAAGACGCTTGGCTGCCCGGATATCCGCGTCATCGCACCGAAAACCCTGCTTCCCGAGGGCATCGAACAGTACGGCGTGCGCGTGTTCACCGACATGAACGAAGGCCTGCGTGACGTCGATGTGGTGATCATGCTGCGCCTGCAGCGTGAGCGCATGCAGGGCGGCCTGCTGCCCAGCGAAGGCGAGTTCTACAAACTCTATGGCCTGAACACTCAGCGCCTGGCGTTGGCCAAGCCCGACGCCATCGTCATGCACCCTGGCCCAATCAACCGCGGCGTGGAAATCGAGTCGGCGGTGGCAGACGGCCCGCAATCGGTGATCCTCAACCAGGTCACTTACGGTATCGCCATCCGCATGGCGGTGCTGTCCATGGCAATGAGCGGCCAGACTGCGCAGCGCCAGATCGATTCCGAATCCGTATCCGAGGAGCAGCAGTGA
- the pyrR gene encoding bifunctional pyr operon transcriptional regulator/uracil phosphoribosyltransferase PyrR, translating to MILPNPEQLLPEMVAALKQYLSDRDIQEPRFIGIRTGGVWVAQAILAARAQNEPLGILDVSFYRDDFTQKGLHPQVQPSELPFEIEGQHLVLIDDVLMTGRTIRAALNELFDYGRPASVTLVCLLDLNARELPIRPDVVGATLSLAPEQRIKLIGPEPLALEQQTETSPS from the coding sequence ATGATCCTGCCCAACCCCGAACAGCTGCTGCCCGAGATGGTCGCCGCACTGAAGCAGTACCTGAGCGACCGTGACATCCAGGAGCCACGTTTCATCGGCATTCGTACCGGCGGCGTCTGGGTCGCCCAGGCGATCCTAGCGGCGCGAGCGCAGAACGAACCGCTCGGCATCCTCGACGTTTCCTTTTATCGCGATGACTTCACCCAGAAGGGTTTGCACCCCCAGGTTCAGCCATCGGAACTGCCATTCGAGATCGAAGGGCAGCACCTGGTACTGATCGACGATGTGCTGATGACCGGCCGCACCATCCGAGCCGCGCTCAACGAACTGTTCGATTACGGTCGCCCCGCCAGCGTGACGCTGGTCTGCCTGCTCGACCTGAACGCCCGCGAACTGCCGATTCGCCCAGACGTAGTCGGCGCCACTCTGTCGTTGGCGCCGGAGCAGCGCATCAAGCTGATCGGGCCGGAGCCCCTGGCCCTCGAGCAACAGACGGAAACCAGCCCCTCCTGA
- a CDS encoding putative DNA modification/repair radical SAM protein, with amino-acid sequence MQLIDKLSVLADAAKYDVSCASSGAPKRSSKGKSGLGATNGMGICHSFTPDGRCVALLKILLTNFCLYDCQYCVNRRSSDVPRARFTPEEVVSLTLDFYRRNCISGLFLSSGIIRSADYTMEQLVRVARLLREEHEFRGYIHLKTIPDADPLLIAEAGRYADRLSVNIELPTETSLIRLAPEKQVLTIKQAMHTIHQGETEASAEKRAPRFAPAGQSTQMIVGADNTDDSTILHTAQSLYGSYRLRRVYYSAFSPIPHSPNTVPFAAPPLMREHRLYQADFLMRGYGFKAGELLAGPGNLALDIDPKLAWALAHRDQFPVDLNRAEPTMIARIPGIGMLSAKRLVDLRRQKRIRFEDLTRLRCSLEKAKPFVITQDYRPSLAGQESAMLRQHLRDTPAQLALW; translated from the coding sequence ATGCAATTGATCGACAAACTCAGCGTGCTTGCCGACGCCGCCAAGTACGACGTCTCCTGTGCCAGTAGCGGCGCGCCGAAGCGCAGCTCGAAGGGCAAGAGCGGACTCGGCGCTACCAATGGCATGGGCATCTGTCACAGCTTCACGCCAGATGGGCGCTGCGTGGCGCTGCTGAAGATCCTGCTGACCAACTTCTGCCTGTACGACTGCCAATACTGCGTCAATCGCCGCTCCAGCGATGTGCCGCGGGCGCGCTTCACGCCGGAAGAGGTGGTCAGCCTGACGCTCGACTTCTACCGGCGCAACTGCATCAGCGGCCTGTTCCTCAGCTCCGGCATCATCCGCTCGGCGGACTACACCATGGAACAGCTGGTGCGGGTTGCCAGGCTGCTGCGAGAGGAGCACGAGTTTCGCGGTTACATCCACCTCAAGACCATTCCCGACGCCGACCCGCTGCTGATTGCCGAAGCCGGCCGCTACGCCGATCGGCTCAGCGTGAATATCGAGCTGCCAACCGAAACCAGCCTGATCCGCCTGGCACCGGAAAAGCAGGTGCTGACCATCAAACAGGCCATGCACACCATTCACCAGGGCGAAACCGAAGCCAGCGCGGAGAAGCGCGCGCCGCGCTTCGCACCCGCCGGGCAGAGCACGCAGATGATCGTTGGCGCCGACAACACCGACGACAGCACCATCCTGCACACCGCCCAGTCGCTGTACGGCAGCTATCGCCTGCGCCGGGTCTACTATTCGGCCTTCAGCCCGATTCCGCACAGCCCCAACACCGTGCCCTTCGCGGCACCACCGCTGATGCGTGAGCACCGGCTGTATCAGGCCGACTTCCTTATGCGGGGCTACGGCTTCAAGGCCGGCGAACTCCTCGCTGGCCCAGGCAACCTCGCGCTGGATATCGATCCGAAGCTGGCCTGGGCGCTGGCGCATCGCGACCAGTTTCCAGTGGACCTCAACCGCGCCGAACCGACGATGATCGCGCGCATTCCCGGAATCGGCATGCTCAGCGCGAAACGGCTGGTGGATCTGCGCCGGCAGAAGCGCATCCGCTTCGAGGATCTGACCCGTCTACGCTGCTCGCTCGAGAAAGCCAAACCCTTCGTCATCACTCAGGATTACCGGCCAAGCCTGGCAGGACAGGAGTCGGCCATGCTGCGCCAGCACCTGCGCGACACGCCCGCACAACTGGCGCTCTGGTAA
- a CDS encoding dihydroorotase → MVAIRILGARVIDPVSGRDEVADIFLQHGKIAAIGQAPAGFEAQRTIDGQGLIAAPGLVDLAVALREPGYSRKGSIASETLAAAAGGITSLCCPPQTRPVLDTAAVTELILDRARESGHAKVFPIGALTRNLAGEQLSELVALREAGCVAFGNGLTEFASNRNLRRALEYAATFDLTVIFHSQDRDLAEGGLAHEGATASFLGLSGIPETAETVALARNLLLVEKSGVRAHFAQLTSARGAEMIAQAQARGLPVTADVAMYQLILTDEALHGFSSLYHVQPPLRSAADRDGLREAVKAGVISAISSHHQPHETDAKLAPFGETEPGISSAEILLPLALTLVDDGLLDLPTLLARLTNGPAAALQLPAGRLQAGQAADLVLFDRHSSTLVGERWYSKGRNCPFMGHCLPGSVRYTIVDGHVSFEG, encoded by the coding sequence ATGGTGGCAATTCGAATCCTCGGCGCGCGCGTGATCGACCCCGTCAGCGGGCGTGACGAAGTCGCCGATATTTTCCTGCAACATGGCAAGATCGCCGCCATCGGCCAGGCCCCGGCTGGTTTCGAAGCGCAACGGACGATCGATGGCCAGGGGCTGATCGCCGCACCCGGCCTGGTCGATCTCGCCGTGGCGCTGCGCGAGCCTGGCTACAGCCGCAAGGGCAGCATTGCCAGCGAGACCCTCGCAGCAGCGGCCGGCGGCATCACCAGCCTGTGCTGCCCGCCGCAGACGCGCCCGGTCCTGGACACTGCGGCAGTCACCGAGCTGATCCTCGATCGTGCCCGCGAGTCGGGCCACGCCAAGGTATTTCCCATCGGCGCGCTGACGCGCAATCTGGCTGGCGAGCAGCTGTCGGAACTGGTCGCGTTGCGCGAAGCCGGCTGCGTCGCTTTCGGTAACGGCCTCACCGAATTTGCCAGCAATCGCAACCTGCGCCGCGCCTTGGAATATGCCGCCACCTTCGATCTGACGGTGATCTTCCACTCTCAGGACCGCGACCTGGCCGAAGGTGGGCTTGCCCACGAAGGCGCCACCGCCAGTTTCCTCGGCCTGTCGGGAATCCCCGAAACCGCGGAGACCGTAGCGCTGGCGCGCAATCTGCTACTGGTGGAAAAGTCCGGCGTTCGCGCTCATTTCGCCCAGCTGACCAGCGCCCGTGGCGCGGAAATGATCGCTCAGGCACAGGCTCGCGGCCTGCCGGTAACCGCCGACGTGGCGATGTATCAACTGATCCTCACCGACGAAGCGCTGCATGGATTCTCCAGCCTGTATCACGTACAGCCGCCGCTGCGCAGCGCAGCGGATCGCGATGGTCTGCGCGAGGCGGTCAAGGCCGGCGTGATCTCGGCGATTTCCAGCCATCACCAGCCACACGAAACCGACGCCAAGCTGGCCCCGTTCGGCGAAACCGAACCGGGTATCAGCAGTGCCGAGATCCTGCTGCCACTGGCGCTGACGTTGGTGGACGACGGCCTGCTCGACCTGCCGACCCTGCTGGCGCGCCTGACCAACGGCCCCGCCGCCGCGCTGCAACTGCCCGCCGGCAGGCTGCAGGCCGGTCAGGCCGCCGACCTGGTGCTGTTCGATCGACACAGCTCGACCCTGGTTGGCGAGCGCTGGTATTCCAAAGGCCGCAATTGCCCGTTCATGGGCCACTGCCTGCCGGGCTCGGTGCGCTACACCATCGTCGACGGCCACGTCAGCTTCGAAGGCTGA
- a CDS encoding TIGR03915 family putative DNA repair protein — protein MLTVRFDGSFQAWRSRARTLLQSHVAPHEVNWASDDESTGLFDDPSPAPSTECGPRIRVPRQLLDELELAARYRTEQRWSLLYRVLWRVAQGDSSARMVGDIDGSELHGRIKAVRREAHHLHAFLRFSPLQTSDGPQHVAWFEPAHDVLPWAAGHFAERMGGNRWLIATPEEAVCWDGQQMYYTRPCPPQWRQLAQSAADPGGELWKAYYESTFNPARLNRGVLESNLPVRFWKNLPEGMLIPQLMSRARAGAQRDGQAERVAARSGKRIGRDAKPAD, from the coding sequence ATGCTCACGGTGCGCTTCGATGGAAGCTTCCAGGCGTGGCGAAGTCGCGCTCGGACGCTGCTGCAGAGCCACGTCGCACCACATGAAGTGAACTGGGCCAGCGACGATGAATCGACGGGGTTGTTCGACGATCCTTCGCCTGCACCGTCAACGGAATGCGGACCGCGGATTCGCGTCCCGAGGCAACTGCTGGACGAGCTCGAACTGGCGGCACGCTATCGCACCGAGCAGCGCTGGAGCCTGCTGTATCGCGTGCTTTGGCGGGTCGCCCAGGGCGATTCGAGTGCGCGAATGGTCGGCGACATCGATGGCAGCGAGCTACATGGGCGAATCAAGGCAGTCCGCCGTGAGGCCCATCATCTGCATGCCTTTCTGCGCTTCAGCCCACTGCAGACCAGTGATGGACCGCAGCACGTCGCCTGGTTCGAGCCCGCGCACGACGTACTGCCCTGGGCGGCCGGGCATTTCGCCGAACGGATGGGTGGCAACCGCTGGCTGATCGCGACCCCGGAAGAAGCTGTTTGCTGGGACGGCCAGCAGATGTACTACACCCGACCCTGCCCACCACAATGGCGGCAGTTGGCGCAGAGCGCCGCGGACCCGGGCGGCGAGCTATGGAAGGCATATTACGAAAGCACGTTCAACCCGGCCCGATTGAACCGCGGCGTACTGGAGAGCAACCTGCCGGTGCGTTTCTGGAAGAATCTACCCGAAGGCATGTTGATCCCGCAGTTGATGAGCCGCGCGCGGGCCGGTGCGCAGCGTGATGGCCAGGCCGAGCGCGTCGCCGCGAGAAGCGGCAAGCGCATCGGCCGGGATGCAAAACCGGCCGACTAG
- the pilT gene encoding type IV pilus twitching motility protein PilT translates to MDITELLAFSAKQGASDLHLSAGLPPMIRVDGDVRRINLPAMDHKQVHALIYDIMNDKQRKDFEEFLETDFSFEVPGVARFRVNAFNQNRGSGAVFRTIPSKVLTMEDLGMGEVFRKITDVPRGLVLVTGPTGSGKSTTLAAMLDYLNNTKYHHILTIEDPIEFVHESKKCLVNQREVHRDTLGFSEALRSALREDPDIILVGEMRDLETIRLALTAAETGHLVFGTLHTTSAAKTIDRVVDVFPAEEKSMVRSMLSESLQAVISQTLLKKVGGGRVAAHEIMIGTPAIRNLIREDKVAQMYSSIQTGGSLGMQTLDSCLKGLLAKGLISRDSAKEKAKQPENF, encoded by the coding sequence ATGGATATCACAGAACTGCTGGCCTTCAGTGCCAAGCAGGGTGCGTCGGATTTGCACCTTTCCGCCGGCCTGCCGCCGATGATCCGCGTCGATGGCGACGTGCGGCGCATCAACCTGCCGGCCATGGACCACAAGCAGGTGCATGCGCTGATCTACGACATCATGAACGACAAGCAGCGCAAGGATTTCGAGGAGTTCCTCGAAACCGACTTCTCCTTCGAAGTGCCGGGCGTGGCGCGCTTCCGGGTCAACGCCTTCAACCAGAACCGTGGTTCCGGCGCGGTGTTCCGGACCATTCCCTCCAAGGTGCTGACAATGGAAGACCTGGGAATGGGCGAGGTGTTCCGCAAGATCACCGATGTGCCGCGCGGGCTGGTACTGGTCACCGGGCCGACCGGTTCGGGCAAGTCGACCACTCTGGCGGCGATGCTCGATTACCTGAATAACACCAAGTATCACCACATCCTCACCATCGAAGACCCCATCGAATTCGTCCACGAGTCGAAGAAGTGCCTGGTCAACCAGCGTGAGGTCCATCGCGACACCCTGGGCTTCTCCGAGGCGCTGCGTTCGGCACTGCGTGAAGACCCGGACATCATTCTCGTCGGCGAAATGCGCGACCTGGAAACCATCCGCCTGGCGCTGACCGCTGCGGAAACCGGTCACCTGGTGTTCGGCACCCTGCACACCACCTCAGCGGCGAAGACCATCGACCGCGTGGTCGACGTGTTCCCGGCCGAAGAGAAGTCCATGGTCCGCTCGATGCTTTCCGAATCGCTGCAGGCGGTGATCTCGCAGACGCTGCTGAAGAAGGTCGGCGGCGGCCGTGTGGCGGCTCACGAGATCATGATCGGCACGCCGGCGATCCGTAACCTGATCCGCGAGGACAAGGTGGCGCAGATGTATTCCTCGATCCAGACCGGTGGCTCGCTGGGCATGCAGACCCTCGACTCATGCCTCAAGGGACTGCTCGCCAAAGGGCTTATCTCGCGAGACAGCGCGAAGGAAAAGGCCAAGCAGCCAGAGAACTTCTAA